The Methanobacterium lacus genome includes a region encoding these proteins:
- a CDS encoding UPF0280 family protein: MKAKTIFEERITIGETELKVSSDLMVPELSNYIISLRSQLKGYIMKNPEFLTSFEPLTVKETLDNKLSPDHGHTSEVPLIVNLMSRAGRRADVGPMAAVAGTISQLLMGFMVEKGANFIIIDNGGDISLEINKDVVVGLYAGESSLSGELGFKIKPKQTPMGICTSSGTVGHSISFGRADSVTVFANEASIADALATSIANEAKGTKDEDAVQRSLEHAEEFKKAMRGVMVVVGESAGTLGRIPQLVQTDKKVVLGDLFEV; the protein is encoded by the coding sequence ATGAAAGCCAAAACAATATTTGAAGAGAGGATAACAATTGGTGAAACCGAACTGAAGGTCAGTTCAGATTTAATGGTACCCGAACTTTCAAATTATATTATCAGTTTACGTTCACAGCTTAAAGGATATATCATGAAGAATCCAGAGTTTCTTACAAGTTTTGAACCGTTGACAGTCAAAGAAACGTTAGACAATAAATTAAGTCCTGATCATGGCCATACGAGTGAAGTTCCGTTGATAGTTAATTTAATGAGTAGGGCCGGGAGAAGGGCAGATGTTGGCCCTATGGCCGCCGTTGCAGGTACAATTTCCCAGCTTTTAATGGGGTTTATGGTTGAAAAAGGTGCCAATTTTATAATTATTGACAACGGTGGAGACATATCCCTTGAAATAAATAAAGATGTTGTGGTGGGACTGTATGCTGGAGAATCTTCCCTTTCAGGAGAACTGGGTTTTAAAATAAAACCTAAACAGACGCCCATGGGAATATGCACATCATCAGGAACTGTGGGTCATTCAATCAGCTTTGGACGGGCTGATTCTGTGACAGTCTTTGCAAATGAAGCTAGCATTGCAGATGCTCTAGCCACTTCGATCGCCAACGAAGCAAAAGGAACCAAAGACGAAGATGCTGTCCAACGATCCCTGGAGCATGCTGAAGAATTTAAGAAAGCCATGCGTGGTGTCATGGTGGTGGTTGGTGAATCTGCAGGAACACTTGGAAGGATCCCGCAGTTGGTTCAAACAGATAAAAAAGTAGTTCTAGGCGATCTCTTCGAAGTTTGA
- a CDS encoding YnfA family protein: protein MEYLKSIFYFVVAGLFEIGGGYLIWLWIREGRGIEFAILGAVILVLYGVIPTLQPANFGRVYAAYGGIFIFMALLWGWQVDKITPDRFEIIGATIALFGVFIIMYWPRS, encoded by the coding sequence ATGGAATACTTAAAATCAATATTTTACTTTGTGGTGGCTGGTTTATTTGAGATAGGGGGAGGCTACCTTATTTGGCTCTGGATTAGGGAAGGTAGGGGCATTGAATTCGCAATACTCGGTGCAGTGATCCTGGTTCTTTATGGTGTCATACCCACACTACAACCAGCCAACTTTGGAAGGGTATATGCTGCCTATGGTGGAATATTTATTTTTATGGCACTTCTATGGGGATGGCAAGTGGATAAAATAACTCCTGACAGATTTGAAATTATAGGTGCAACTATCGCCCTATTTGGAGTATTTATAATCATGTACTGGCCGCGAAGTTAA
- the top6B gene encoding DNA topoisomerase VI subunit B produces the protein MEREASELFEEFKELTASEFFRRNKQMLGFSGKIRSLTMVFHELITNSFDAAEEAGIQPEISIDLKRVDKDHYILKHKDNGPGIPENYITKVYCTMFAGSKFRNIQSRGQQGLGCSGCVLLSQMTTGKPARVISGYKKGDEIKGVEMTFKMDVKTNKGLILNKKKVDVDSTGVAIELQFKDVSYSLSEQGAFEYIRRSMIANPHAKVTFRDPTGQLFIFHRATEIIPPLPKEVLPHPKGVTADDLIFMAKHTDKRRFRSLLTSSLSRMSTKRVNEIEEITKIDLNKRPKDMKWEEAEQIVELFAQMDFMAPPTSGLIPIGKEQIEKGIREILNPEFVATTTRKPKTYRGGVSFIIEAGIAYGGNSGRVVGDQKRSEIMRFANRVPLSFDQGSCALTEALKSIDWKRYGIRDIENTPITVFVNIVSTNVPYLSTGKQSVAPEDEILHEVRQATMKIARSLQKYLNAKRAAKEEEMRSKIFETYVPVILKEAAILSGRDVPEYEYILAKVTRRPKILDEIDKETLQELTNDDMVGDKDDE, from the coding sequence TTGGAGAGAGAAGCATCAGAACTTTTTGAAGAATTTAAGGAACTTACAGCATCTGAATTTTTCAGAAGGAACAAACAAATGCTGGGATTCTCAGGAAAAATAAGGTCCCTCACAATGGTATTTCACGAGCTGATAACCAACAGTTTCGATGCTGCAGAAGAGGCAGGAATCCAACCTGAAATATCCATAGACCTTAAGAGAGTTGACAAAGACCATTACATACTTAAACATAAAGATAATGGGCCAGGAATTCCAGAAAATTACATCACCAAAGTATACTGTACCATGTTTGCAGGTTCTAAGTTCAGGAACATTCAATCCAGGGGACAGCAAGGTTTAGGTTGCAGTGGATGTGTGTTGTTGTCTCAGATGACCACAGGTAAACCTGCAAGAGTAATTTCAGGCTATAAAAAAGGTGACGAAATTAAAGGCGTTGAAATGACCTTTAAAATGGATGTTAAAACCAATAAAGGTCTGATACTCAACAAGAAAAAAGTAGATGTGGATTCTACTGGTGTTGCAATTGAACTTCAATTCAAGGATGTATCCTATTCCTTAAGTGAACAGGGTGCATTTGAGTACATTCGAAGGAGTATGATTGCTAACCCACATGCAAAGGTTACGTTCCGAGATCCTACAGGACAGCTGTTTATATTCCATAGGGCAACTGAAATCATACCACCACTTCCAAAAGAAGTTCTTCCACACCCTAAGGGAGTTACGGCCGATGATTTGATATTCATGGCCAAACACACCGATAAAAGAAGATTTAGAAGTCTTTTAACCAGTTCTTTATCAAGGATGTCCACCAAGAGGGTTAACGAGATCGAAGAAATAACCAAGATCGATCTTAATAAAAGACCTAAAGACATGAAATGGGAAGAAGCAGAACAGATCGTTGAACTTTTCGCCCAGATGGACTTCATGGCACCTCCTACTTCCGGATTGATCCCAATTGGAAAGGAACAAATTGAAAAGGGCATTAGAGAAATTTTAAACCCAGAATTTGTTGCAACAACCACCAGGAAACCTAAAACTTATCGTGGAGGAGTTTCTTTCATTATAGAAGCAGGTATTGCCTACGGAGGAAATTCTGGAAGGGTTGTTGGAGATCAGAAACGATCCGAAATTATGAGGTTTGCAAACAGGGTTCCACTTAGCTTTGATCAGGGAAGTTGTGCTTTGACAGAAGCTTTGAAGAGTATTGATTGGAAACGATACGGAATACGTGATATTGAAAATACACCCATAACTGTTTTTGTTAACATCGTATCTACCAATGTACCATACCTCTCAACAGGTAAGCAGAGTGTTGCGCCAGAGGATGAGATTCTTCATGAGGTCAGACAGGCCACAATGAAAATTGCTAGGAGTCTTCAGAAGTATCTTAATGCAAAGAGGGCAGCTAAGGAAGAGGAAATGCGTTCTAAAATATTTGAAACATATGTTCCAGTGATCCTAAAGGAAGCAGCCATACTGTCTGGAAGAGATGTTCCAGAGTATGAATACATACTTGCAAAGGTTACCAGAAGGCCTAAAATTCTGGATGAAATTGACAAAGAAACGTTACAAGAGTTAACTAATGATGATATGGTAGGCGATAAGGATGACGAGTAG
- a CDS encoding NAD(P)/FAD-dependent oxidoreductase, whose amino-acid sequence MKKYDIAVVGAGPVGSTFARYVADNGLNVVMVEKKREIGIPLQCAGLLGQKIKEINVLPDEYVLNQVRGAYIHSPSNNMMKVGKENVQAYVIDRVGYDKYLANLAVDSGAELLMNHKVIHSDLNGCIETKETKIQADIIVGADGHSSTLSNNFNEKPRSFMAAQYLIETDIPVFDLENVHLHVDDLISPGFLWTIPLTSSTARIGLFADMNYTELNNVLAKLMATEPMFKNARIIQKYQGYIPKYDPKKKIVDEKTILLGDAASQVKPTTGGGLLIGFECAKIAAECATKAVEMEDISYLKEYENQISKRFRNELRVQIEVQKIFESMNNQDLDEMFTKLKQGNAEELISKYGDMDTQSTLIKEMIKNGLLFSIVPKLLTRRIMGLWK is encoded by the coding sequence ATGAAGAAGTACGACATTGCTGTTGTTGGAGCAGGGCCTGTGGGATCTACATTTGCAAGATATGTTGCAGATAATGGTTTAAATGTTGTGATGGTGGAGAAAAAACGTGAAATAGGCATTCCACTTCAATGTGCAGGATTATTGGGGCAGAAGATTAAAGAAATAAATGTTCTGCCAGATGAATATGTGTTAAATCAAGTTCGAGGAGCATACATTCACTCACCTTCCAACAACATGATGAAAGTAGGAAAGGAAAATGTTCAGGCCTACGTAATTGACAGGGTAGGATATGATAAGTACCTTGCTAATTTAGCAGTTGATTCTGGTGCCGAACTCCTTATGAATCACAAAGTAATCCATTCAGATCTTAATGGATGCATAGAAACAAAGGAAACTAAGATCCAGGCAGATATCATTGTGGGGGCAGATGGCCATTCATCAACCCTCTCCAACAATTTCAATGAGAAACCTAGATCATTCATGGCGGCTCAGTACCTCATAGAAACTGATATACCCGTATTTGATCTTGAAAATGTACATCTGCATGTTGATGATTTAATTTCACCAGGATTTTTATGGACCATACCACTGACAAGTTCAACTGCCAGAATAGGACTTTTTGCTGACATGAACTACACTGAACTCAACAATGTTCTGGCCAAGTTAATGGCAACCGAGCCCATGTTTAAGAATGCTAGGATAATTCAAAAATACCAGGGTTACATCCCAAAATACGATCCTAAGAAGAAGATAGTTGACGAAAAAACAATCCTCTTAGGTGATGCAGCATCTCAAGTTAAACCAACAACTGGTGGGGGATTGTTAATTGGTTTTGAATGTGCTAAAATAGCAGCTGAATGTGCAACCAAAGCAGTTGAGATGGAAGATATATCTTATCTTAAGGAATATGAGAATCAAATAAGTAAACGATTCAGAAATGAGCTTAGGGTGCAGATAGAAGTGCAGAAAATATTTGAATCAATGAACAACCAAGATCTAGATGAAATGTTTACCAAACTCAAACAAGGAAATGCAGAAGAGCTTATTTCAAAGTACGGGGACATGGACACCCAATCCACACTCATAAAAGAAATGATAAAAAATGGTCTTCTCTTTTCAATCGTACCTAAATTACTTACAAGGAGGATCATGGGCCTATGGAAATAG
- the eif1A gene encoding translation initiation factor eIF-1A, whose protein sequence is MTRGQNQSPQEVRRVRSPRRGEIPGVVEQILGHGKLKVRCADGKTRLSRIPGKMKKRIWIREGDVVLIKPWDFQSDEKADVIWRYTRTEANWLERRGYLKL, encoded by the coding sequence TTGACAAGAGGACAAAATCAAAGCCCACAAGAAGTTAGAAGAGTAAGGTCACCCCGCAGAGGGGAAATTCCAGGGGTAGTTGAGCAGATACTCGGCCATGGAAAACTAAAAGTCAGATGCGCAGATGGAAAGACTCGATTATCTAGGATTCCCGGAAAAATGAAAAAGAGGATCTGGATAAGGGAAGGAGATGTGGTTTTAATAAAGCCATGGGATTTCCAGAGCGATGAAAAAGCCGATGTTATATGGAGATACACCCGTACTGAAGCCAACTGGCTTGAAAGACGTGGTTACTTAAAACTCTAA
- a CDS encoding serine protein kinase RIO, translating into MCSKVSKADNDLRKLLSEKRLKGDEDRKVGSEVFDRLTLETLYKLAKMGYVNQLQGAISTGKEANVFKGVDDQGNFVAVKIYRVSTSDFKKMQQYIQGDPRFNVKTSNKRQIINTWVTKEMRNLKRALEVGVKVPKPLVAKNNVLVMEFIGDDIGNPAQLMRQTIISNPDYVADKILNYVKILYNNAKLVHGDLSGYNILIDDGEPVIIDISQGVTVDNPISRELLNRDITNLVNDFKKMGVEISKDEIKSKIMDV; encoded by the coding sequence ATGTGCTCTAAGGTATCGAAAGCAGATAATGACTTGAGAAAACTCCTATCTGAAAAGCGTTTAAAGGGTGATGAAGACAGAAAAGTGGGGAGTGAAGTTTTTGACAGGCTCACACTTGAAACCCTCTACAAACTTGCTAAGATGGGTTACGTTAACCAGCTTCAAGGAGCCATCAGTACAGGAAAGGAAGCTAATGTATTTAAAGGAGTAGATGATCAGGGAAATTTTGTTGCTGTGAAAATATACCGGGTAAGCACTTCAGATTTTAAAAAAATGCAACAGTATATCCAGGGAGATCCAAGATTCAATGTAAAAACTTCCAATAAACGCCAGATCATTAATACATGGGTTACTAAAGAAATGAGAAATCTTAAGCGAGCTCTCGAAGTTGGTGTGAAAGTACCAAAACCCCTGGTGGCAAAGAACAACGTTCTGGTCATGGAATTCATTGGTGATGATATTGGAAATCCTGCACAGTTAATGAGACAAACAATAATCTCAAATCCTGATTATGTTGCAGATAAAATACTGAATTATGTTAAAATACTTTATAATAATGCTAAACTTGTTCATGGTGATTTATCAGGTTACAATATTTTAATTGACGATGGAGAACCTGTTATTATTGACATTTCCCAAGGCGTCACAGTCGACAATCCAATATCAAGGGAGCTTTTAAATAGAGATATAACCAATTTAGTCAATGATTTTAAAAAAATGGGTGTTGAGATATCCAAAGATGAGATTAAAAGTAAAATTATGGATGTATGA
- a CDS encoding TIGR01177 family methyltransferase has product MEIVFIISQEHQTLPRAEIEAVLRAEEIPFNFKKQYEGILIVEVANEHEKYMERVGKRLSYTHELCKLLIETDKTSLNTDVGKVDWNGIITNDYVVRARRMDKTDKFDTSKIEIEIGGTINSIVEGSKVNLKDPDCFIRLIYLDEIVLLTQRIVKIDKKHFNNFKPHKRPFFYPGSMSPKLARCMVNLTEIKEDDTVLDPFCGTGGILIEAGILGAKLIGSDLDYKMVQGTKSNLEYCGFKNYKIFREDAKKIHLETRVNAIVTDPPYGISASTGGEDSTNLYSAALKNMDGLLKEKGKICMATPHYMDIKGLIKDTNFEIIEQHHIRMHKSLTRVISLLTKKNLSQKNLI; this is encoded by the coding sequence ATGGAAATAGTTTTCATAATATCACAGGAACATCAGACCCTGCCAAGGGCAGAAATTGAGGCAGTTTTAAGGGCGGAAGAAATACCCTTCAATTTTAAAAAACAGTACGAAGGAATACTGATAGTTGAAGTAGCCAATGAACATGAAAAATACATGGAAAGAGTTGGAAAAAGGCTTTCATATACTCATGAACTCTGTAAACTGTTAATTGAAACAGATAAAACCAGCTTAAACACTGATGTGGGAAAAGTTGATTGGAATGGGATCATCACTAACGATTATGTTGTCAGGGCAAGGAGAATGGATAAAACTGACAAATTTGATACATCAAAGATTGAAATAGAAATCGGGGGAACCATAAACTCTATTGTCGAAGGTTCGAAGGTAAATTTAAAGGATCCGGATTGTTTCATAAGGTTGATATACCTTGATGAAATTGTTTTGTTAACACAAAGAATAGTTAAGATTGATAAAAAACATTTCAACAACTTCAAACCACATAAAAGACCATTTTTCTACCCTGGATCAATGAGTCCCAAACTCGCAAGGTGCATGGTAAATCTAACTGAGATCAAAGAAGATGACACAGTTTTAGATCCATTTTGTGGAACTGGAGGAATCCTTATTGAAGCAGGTATCTTGGGAGCTAAGCTTATAGGGTCAGATCTAGATTATAAGATGGTTCAAGGTACAAAGAGCAATCTTGAATATTGTGGTTTTAAAAACTACAAAATCTTTAGAGAAGATGCAAAGAAAATTCATCTGGAAACCAGGGTAAATGCCATTGTCACAGATCCACCCTACGGCATATCTGCATCAACAGGTGGAGAAGACAGTACAAATCTGTATTCAGCTGCTTTAAAAAATATGGATGGCTTACTCAAAGAAAAGGGAAAAATATGCATGGCAACACCGCATTACATGGATATTAAGGGTTTAATAAAGGATACAAACTTTGAAATAATAGAACAACACCACATAAGAATGCATAAAAGTTTAACAAGAGTCATATCACTGCTTACAAAAAAGAATTTATCGCAAAAAAACTTAATTTAA
- a CDS encoding PH domain-containing protein, whose product MFDRNKRSSIPGERILYKTRPRFVVSLKSAIIKFIIVLILVYFFTTLIKYAAMVQGRVGAFINIPFVEGTTDLIVIVILLLLVWILWNYLSWRSTYYTLTNQRVMLRSGVIRKKSAYMHYNKIQDIVVSQSVIERISYSGDIEVFGGHDNTSIILEDIPNPGEVEDTINRMIDGDEPEFETKAPKKTEEPKITGRSIMEEYDKKFKL is encoded by the coding sequence ATGTTTGATAGAAATAAAAGAAGTTCAATTCCTGGAGAAAGAATATTATATAAAACCAGGCCCAGATTTGTTGTAAGTCTAAAATCTGCAATCATTAAATTTATAATAGTTTTAATACTAGTTTACTTCTTCACAACCTTGATAAAATATGCTGCTATGGTTCAGGGAAGGGTTGGAGCATTCATTAACATACCATTTGTAGAAGGAACAACGGACTTGATTGTGATAGTTATTCTGCTGCTCCTTGTTTGGATCTTATGGAATTACTTGTCCTGGAGATCTACGTACTACACCCTAACAAACCAGAGAGTCATGCTGAGAAGTGGTGTAATAAGGAAAAAATCAGCATACATGCATTACAACAAAATTCAGGACATAGTTGTATCCCAGAGTGTAATTGAAAGAATATCTTATTCTGGAGATATTGAAGTGTTTGGGGGGCACGACAATACCAGCATAATACTCGAAGATATCCCAAATCCTGGTGAGGTGGAGGACACCATCAACAGAATGATAGATGGAGATGAGCCGGAATTTGAAACTAAGGCTCCTAAAAAAACAGAAGAACCCAAAATCACGGGAAGATCCATAATGGAGGAGTACGATAAAAAATTTAAACTATAA
- a CDS encoding (R)-citramalate synthase has product MKARIFDTTLRDGEQTPGVSLTPDQKLRIAVKLDNLGVDVIEAGSAITSSGEREGIKSIVSEGLSAEICSFARAMRIDVDAALECGVDSVHLVVPTSDLHIEHKLRKTREEVKATAIDAVEYAVDNGLLVELSAEDATRSDYNYLKQVFNEGIEAGARRICACDTVGMLTPEKAYEFYGGLTQLGVPLSAHCHNDFGLAVANTLSGLRGGASQAHVTVNGIGERAGNASLEEVVVSLYSLYNSKTNINIEMLYETSKTVARMTGIYLQPNKAIVGENAFAHESGIHSDGVIKKAETYEPITPELVGHKRRFVMGKHVGSHIIRKRIKEMGLRVDDARFEQIFQRVKALGDMGKCVTDVDLQAIAEDALGVLAEKPVELEELTIVSGNKVTPTASVKINVDGSEKVEAGVGVGPVDAAIVAIKKSIMDVADIQLEEYHVDAITGGTDALIDVVVKLKNGDNIVTARSTQPDIIMASVEAVLGGVNKIVSDQKIKESEEKDKT; this is encoded by the coding sequence TTGAAAGCCAGAATATTTGATACAACATTAAGGGATGGAGAACAAACTCCAGGAGTATCCTTAACTCCAGATCAAAAATTAAGAATAGCAGTTAAACTGGATAATCTTGGAGTGGATGTTATAGAAGCAGGATCTGCCATCACATCTTCAGGAGAAAGGGAAGGAATAAAATCAATAGTTTCAGAGGGACTTTCAGCTGAAATATGCAGTTTCGCCAGGGCAATGAGAATTGATGTAGATGCTGCCCTCGAATGTGGGGTTGACAGTGTACACCTGGTTGTTCCAACATCAGATCTGCACATCGAGCACAAACTAAGAAAAACCAGGGAAGAAGTCAAAGCCACAGCAATTGATGCAGTGGAATATGCTGTTGACAACGGACTTTTGGTTGAACTTTCGGCAGAAGATGCCACTAGAAGTGATTATAACTATCTAAAACAAGTTTTTAATGAAGGAATAGAAGCAGGTGCTCGAAGAATATGTGCCTGTGATACTGTGGGAATGTTGACACCAGAAAAGGCCTATGAATTTTATGGGGGCTTAACTCAACTCGGTGTTCCGTTGAGCGCCCACTGCCACAACGATTTTGGTTTGGCAGTAGCAAATACTCTTTCTGGACTTAGGGGAGGGGCAAGCCAAGCCCACGTCACAGTCAATGGTATAGGTGAACGTGCTGGAAACGCATCCCTCGAAGAAGTTGTGGTGTCATTGTACTCACTCTACAACTCCAAAACAAATATCAACATCGAGATGTTGTACGAAACTTCTAAAACAGTTGCAAGAATGACTGGAATTTATTTACAGCCAAACAAAGCAATTGTGGGAGAAAATGCATTTGCACATGAATCCGGCATTCACTCGGATGGAGTTATAAAGAAGGCAGAAACCTACGAACCAATAACACCAGAACTTGTGGGACATAAACGAAGATTTGTCATGGGGAAACATGTGGGATCCCACATAATCAGGAAAAGGATCAAAGAGATGGGTCTGAGGGTGGATGATGCCAGATTTGAACAGATATTCCAGAGGGTTAAAGCCCTTGGAGACATGGGCAAATGCGTTACAGATGTGGATTTACAGGCAATAGCAGAGGATGCTCTGGGCGTTTTAGCAGAAAAACCGGTAGAACTGGAAGAACTAACAATAGTATCTGGAAATAAGGTTACACCAACAGCATCAGTCAAGATCAACGTAGATGGCTCAGAGAAGGTAGAAGCAGGTGTAGGTGTAGGTCCAGTAGACGCAGCAATCGTTGCAATCAAGAAGAGCATAATGGATGTTGCAGATATACAGCTCGAAGAGTACCATGTGGACGCCATCACAGGAGGAACAGATGCCCTCATCGATGTTGTTGTAAAACTCAAAAATGGAGACAACATAGTCACTGCAAGAAGCACACAACCAGACATCATCATGGCAAGTGTGGAAGCAGTATTGGGTGGAGTAAACAAAATCGTCAGCGATCAAAAGATCAAGGAATCTGAAGAAAAGGACAAAACATAA
- a CDS encoding molybdopterin-binding protein: protein MERVYMGNEFLDIKNPDDVKGIISNFQTIKKYEAVSIENSLYRVLAEDIHATINLPPFRKVTMDGYAVISEDTFLASEDEPVKLGLLEVIGAGDVPKEIVKNGFCTEVGTGSPLPEGADSVVMVEYTEVRDGIISIHESVTMGQNIAKEGSDIGEGELLLKKGTTITPEKIGVLSAIGLKTVPVYKKPEIAVISTGNELIRYDEEIQYGKIFDINSQTISSAVTACGCIPVKTEIVKDNYNDLKRKIIECQDMDLIITSGGTSAGRGDVLRQVLDDLGEVLVHGIAVKPGKPTIIGRFENEGVDKYVVGLPGNPVAASMVFQLFFAPFLKDMASIKTKSRLRKTNTIKIPLSRRYRPAKGRKHFLLVKVDDDNAIPILKDSGAITSLAEADGYIEIGKNVEIVEKGTLVKVHPLGNW from the coding sequence ATGGAACGTGTTTATATGGGAAACGAATTTCTAGACATAAAAAACCCCGATGATGTCAAAGGAATCATCAGTAATTTTCAGACGATCAAAAAGTACGAAGCTGTTTCAATAGAAAACTCACTGTATCGAGTGCTGGCAGAAGACATACATGCAACAATAAATCTTCCGCCCTTTAGAAAGGTAACCATGGATGGATATGCTGTTATTTCAGAAGATACATTCTTAGCTTCCGAAGATGAACCAGTTAAATTGGGACTTTTAGAAGTTATAGGTGCTGGGGACGTTCCAAAAGAAATTGTAAAGAATGGCTTCTGCACAGAAGTGGGAACAGGATCTCCTTTGCCTGAAGGTGCAGATTCAGTTGTCATGGTGGAATATACAGAAGTTAGGGATGGAATTATTTCCATACATGAAAGTGTGACAATGGGTCAGAACATTGCAAAGGAAGGTTCAGACATAGGGGAAGGTGAACTTCTACTTAAGAAGGGAACAACAATAACTCCCGAAAAAATAGGAGTTTTAAGTGCTATAGGTTTGAAAACAGTTCCTGTTTACAAAAAACCAGAAATAGCAGTTATATCAACGGGAAATGAATTGATACGTTATGATGAGGAAATCCAATATGGAAAAATATTTGACATCAACTCCCAAACTATCTCGAGTGCAGTAACAGCTTGTGGTTGTATACCAGTCAAAACTGAGATAGTTAAGGATAACTACAACGATCTGAAACGAAAAATAATCGAGTGTCAAGATATGGATCTTATCATCACTTCCGGAGGCACTTCAGCAGGTCGAGGGGATGTTCTAAGACAAGTTCTGGATGATTTGGGTGAGGTACTTGTCCATGGAATAGCTGTTAAACCTGGCAAACCCACAATCATAGGGCGTTTTGAAAATGAAGGTGTTGATAAGTATGTTGTTGGACTTCCAGGAAATCCTGTTGCAGCTTCAATGGTTTTCCAACTATTTTTTGCACCGTTCCTTAAGGACATGGCTTCAATTAAAACGAAATCCCGATTAAGGAAAACAAATACCATAAAAATCCCGCTTTCAAGAAGATACAGGCCTGCAAAAGGAAGAAAACATTTTTTACTTGTTAAGGTAGATGATGATAATGCAATACCTATTTTAAAAGATTCTGGGGCAATAACTTCCTTGGCTGAAGCTGATGGCTACATTGAAATTGGAAAAAATGTGGAGATAGTTGAAAAGGGCACTTTGGTCAAGGTTCATCCACTAGGGAACTGGTAA
- a CDS encoding KH domain-containing protein: MPNTEYLKIPRERVGVLIGKNGITKDEIENLTKTDINIDSETGSISVSPTEATEDPLAVWKSRYIVKAIGRGFNPEISLKLLSDETLLEIINLPDYVGKSKKAIMRQKARIIGKEGRTKDIIIDMTGVDISIYGKTVAIIGGMEQIHIAKEAVEMILNGVRHKTVYAFLERKSRDMKIQEFHRIAKDETDIT, encoded by the coding sequence ATGCCTAACACAGAATACCTCAAAATTCCCCGCGAAAGAGTAGGGGTCTTAATTGGGAAAAACGGCATTACTAAGGATGAAATTGAGAATTTGACTAAAACAGACATAAACATCGACAGTGAAACTGGAAGCATTTCAGTATCACCCACAGAAGCAACTGAAGACCCATTGGCTGTTTGGAAATCAAGATATATTGTTAAAGCTATTGGCAGAGGATTCAATCCAGAAATTTCTTTAAAACTTTTAAGTGATGAGACCCTCCTGGAAATAATTAATTTACCAGATTACGTTGGTAAATCCAAAAAGGCTATAATGAGACAGAAAGCCAGAATAATTGGTAAAGAAGGACGTACCAAGGATATTATCATTGACATGACTGGTGTTGATATTTCTATCTATGGAAAAACAGTTGCCATCATTGGAGGCATGGAACAAATACACATAGCCAAAGAAGCTGTTGAAATGATATTAAACGGTGTGAGGCACAAAACTGTTTATGCATTCCTTGAAAGGAAATCAAGGGATATGAAGATCCAAGAATTCCATAGAATTGCGAAGGATGAAACAGACATTACATAA